The Mucilaginibacter gracilis genomic interval TAGTAGTTTCAGCGGTAGCATCGGTTCTGCCATGTGTTTCGGTAATGCTGATGAATGCCTGGCAACCGGCTTGCTTTTGCTCCAGGATAAAACCACGCTCATTACGCAGGTTCATATTAGGGTCGCCCGCGCCCACGGTTACCAGTTTTACCTTCATGGGCGATGTACCTACAAAGTGCGTGGTATAAAAGTGTTCGGCGTTCAGCATGGTTATGTAGCTACTTTGGTTAGCAACATCATTGTCGCTATTGAACCAAATATGCTGGAAGCCATTATCGCTGCCCAAAGCTTTCAAATCGTTAGTAACGGCGCTGAATTTAAACGACGCATCGGTGATAACACCCTGATACCAGAACGGCAAACTGTATTGATGTTCGGCAGCGGCATTTACCTGAAAAACATCTATCATTAAAGCTTTGGTGGCACCGTCGGGCTTAAATAAAATACTGCTCCGCAACAGGCCTACGCCGGGGTAGGCTTGGTTTTCCCGGGCGCTTGTAATTTGTATATCACCTTTGGCTTCAAAATGTAACAGGCTTGCGTGCGTAGGTTGGGCTTTATTAAGAACTGCGCCGAACTGCGATTGCCGGTCAACCGTAACGGTGTTGTGGGCGATGGTTTGCTTGGCCCAGGTTTTGTTTTCGGGAAGGTAATCACCACCAAATTTTGATTCGATGTTGACGAACCGGGCTGAACCATAGTCGGAAAATATCTCTGATCCGTTATCGTAATACAAAATCTCAAGCCTGTCGAAGTGGCCGTGGCCCATACCCTGCCCGGCGGCTTTGAGTAGCAAACACTGCTGTGATGCGTTGGTGCCGTATCGCAATATGCCTAAACCACCTTCATCGCCCTTTGGCCCGTCGCTCATCCATTGGCTTTTGTAACCAAAAGGCTGGGCTTTGCCATCGGCAAGGGCTTTAGCAACGGTCAACCCGGCATCCGAAATCACTACCTTGTTTTGCTTCTTGGCGATGTCGAGCAGATCAGCTTCAGGCTGGATATCCGCGTAAGCAATGTCTACACCATAAACCATTTCGTCGGAAACGAAATCCTTATCCTTCATTGCATCGTTTATAGGGAAAAAATAATTGGTAGTATAGGTACATTGCAAACCGGCGTGAATAGCCTTGGCCAATATGTTATCCCGATATTTAAAAATCTGGCGTTCGGGCTGGTTTTGCTGTATGGCTTTTGCGAGGATAACAAAAGGCATTATGGCATAACGCTGATAGTAAGGCCCTTCGGTATAGTAGCCATCTGGCGAAAATAGTTCTTCCAGTTGTTTTAAAAATCCGGTTTTACCATCCCTGTTAGATCCCTTTAGCGCCATTTCAACGTATTCGGGTTTATGTATCACATAAGCGGTAATACCAACCGCGGCCAAACACCAGGTACCGTGATTGTGGATAAGGTTGAAGGTTTCTTTACAATCCTCCGTAAAGTATTTCAATATCGGCACAAACAAATGCTCCTCAATGGTTGCCCTGTCCTTAACAGCAATGCTGTTGTAGGCCATATCGTAACCTTGTATTACGGTTACCTGCCATACAAAATCATTCAGGCATTGCCAAAATAGCTTACCGGGTATCTGGTTACTTTTTTGCTTGGGATGCTTGGGCCATTGC includes:
- a CDS encoding heparinase II/III domain-containing protein, which encodes MKLLRYLPIALACCFPAILRAQVQVHPNLMLTEAGIPAVKKGIAEYPLLKKSFADIKAKADKALAEKMDVPTPRDGAGGYTHEQHKNNAANILSCGIAFQMTGDVKYSTYIKDILLLYAAQYEQWPKHPKQKSNQIPGKLFWQCLNDFVWQVTVIQGYDMAYNSIAVKDRATIEEHLFVPILKYFTEDCKETFNLIHNHGTWCLAAVGITAYVIHKPEYVEMALKGSNRDGKTGFLKQLEELFSPDGYYTEGPYYQRYAIMPFVILAKAIQQNQPERQIFKYRDNILAKAIHAGLQCTYTTNYFFPINDAMKDKDFVSDEMVYGVDIAYADIQPEADLLDIAKKQNKVVISDAGLTVAKALADGKAQPFGYKSQWMSDGPKGDEGGLGILRYGTNASQQCLLLKAAGQGMGHGHFDRLEILYYDNGSEIFSDYGSARFVNIESKFGGDYLPENKTWAKQTIAHNTVTVDRQSQFGAVLNKAQPTHASLLHFEAKGDIQITSARENQAYPGVGLLRSSILFKPDGATKALMIDVFQVNAAAEHQYSLPFWYQGVITDASFKFSAVTNDLKALGSDNGFQHIWFNSDNDVANQSSYITMLNAEHFYTTHFVGTSPMKVKLVTVGAGDPNMNLRNERGFILEQKQAGCQAFISITETHGRTDATAETTTGAKSNISNLKVIGNEAAETTFSFAVKGKTYTCKLNYSSKDKFIQISKN